Genomic window (Subtercola endophyticus):
GCAGGTGGGTAGGGGTGCAGCGGGAGGCGGGGTCAGCCGTTCCAGGTGCTGACGGCGTCTAGGTGGGCGACCTCGTCGGGGGTGAGGGTGACGGCGTCGACGGCGAGGAGGTCGGGCACCTGGGAGGGGCGGGAGGCGCTCGCGATGGGGGCGACGACGGTGGGCTTGGCGAGCAGCCAGGCGAGAGCGGTCGTGGTGATGCTGGCCTCGTGGGCTTGGCCGATCTCTTCGAGGGCGTCGATGATGGCGAGGCCCGCCGGGGTCGCGTAGCGAGCAGCACCCTTTGCGCGCGCGGTGCCGGCGTTGTCGTCGGCCGTGCGGTACTTTCCGGTCAAGAAGCCGCTGGCGAGCGAGTAGTAGGGCAGCACGCCCAGGTTGTTGGCCGACGCGAGCGGGGCGAGCGTCTGCTCGAAGTCGTTGCGGTGCACGAGGTTGTAGTGCGGCTGCAGCGCCACGGGGCGGGCGAATCCGTTCGCGTCGGCGACGTCGAGCCACTGCTGAATGCGGTCGGCCGTGAAGTTCGAGAGGGCGTAGTAGCGCACCTTTCCGCTCTTCACGAGCGAGTCGAATGCCGCCGCCGACTCCTCGAGCGGAGTGTCGGGGTCGTCGTAGTGCGCCCAGTACAGGTCGATGCTCTCGACGCCGAGCCGGCCGAGTGAAGCGTCGGCGGCGGCGAGGATGTTCGCGCCCTTCAGCCCCAGAAAGTCGGGGTGCCGGCTGACCTTCGTGGCGATCACGAGGTCGTCGTGGCTTCCGCGCTCTGCGATCCACTCGCCGATGATTGTCTCGGATTCGCCCCCGTGGTTGCCCGGAACGAAGGCCGAGTACGAGTCGGCCGTGTCGATGAAGTCGCCCCCGCCGGAGGCGTATGCGTCGAGAATGTCGAACGATGCCGCCTTATCGGCCGTCCAGCCGAAGACGTTGCCGCCCAGGCAGAGGGGAAAGACGTCGAGTTCACTGAGTCCGATGCGTGCCACCGAAAAGGTCCTTTCGTAGAGTGCAACTTCTTCAAGGCTAGACCTGAGCATGCGTGAACAGATGCAAATGCGGGGCGCTGTGAAATGGGAGACTGAAACCCCACAGCAAACAGCTTCGCCGGCCCCGAGAGGGAAATGTGCACTTTCTCGCCGTCTTCAGCATGAAGAACCGCGCGCTCATCGCGCTCGTGACGATTGTCGTCGCCATTTTCGGCAGCATTGCGCTGACGAGCCTGAAGCAAGAGCTCATTCCGTCGATCGACTTTCCGCAGCTGGTGGTGTTGACCAACTACCCAGGCGCCGCCCCGGAGGTCGTCAACCAAGACGTGAGCGTGCCAGTCGAGCAGGCGGTGCAGGGCGTCGAAGGCATCGACACCACCTCGGCCACCTCGAGTACGAACCTCTCGATCGTGAACGCGACGTTCGTGTACGGCACGAACCTGGCCAACGCCGAGCAGAAGATCAGCCAGGCGATCAGCCGCATTCAGTCGACGCTGCCTGACGGCATCACTCCGCAGGTGCTGAGCGGCAGCATCGGCGATCTGCCGGTCATCCAGATCGCCGTCACCGGCGGCGACACCGAGAAGATGGCGGCGCAGATCAACGCGTCGACACTCACCGACATCGAGCAGGTGCCCGGCGTGCGGGCCGCGTCGCTGCTGGGCGATGTGGGCAAACGGGTGACGATCACACCCGACCCCGCCAAGATGACGGCAGCGGGGCTGACCGACACCTCGATCAAGAACGCGGTCGCGACGAACGGCCAGCTCATTCCGGCCGGATCGCTCACCGAGAACGGGCTGACCTATTCGGTGCAGGCCGGCTCGACGCTCGCGAGCGTCGCGGACATCAGTGCGCTGCCGGTGACTCCCACTAGCTCGACGGGCTCTGGC
Coding sequences:
- a CDS encoding aldo/keto reductase, with protein sequence MARIGLSELDVFPLCLGGNVFGWTADKAASFDILDAYASGGGDFIDTADSYSAFVPGNHGGESETIIGEWIAERGSHDDLVIATKVSRHPDFLGLKGANILAAADASLGRLGVESIDLYWAHYDDPDTPLEESAAAFDSLVKSGKVRYYALSNFTADRIQQWLDVADANGFARPVALQPHYNLVHRNDFEQTLAPLASANNLGVLPYYSLASGFLTGKYRTADDNAGTARAKGAARYATPAGLAIIDALEEIGQAHEASITTTALAWLLAKPTVVAPIASASRPSQVPDLLAVDAVTLTPDEVAHLDAVSTWNG